The genomic DNA AATAGCGCCAGCCGTTTATTCCCCTCTCACAATCGACCGGAGTTATTATACGATCATCTTCGGGGTTTCGTGGACCGAATATCAACCGTTATCGGAAAGCCGCATGTAGAGAGGTATATCGGGGAAAGGGTAGGGTTGAGGgtagaaagaaaaggaattAGTTTTCACGCCATCTCGCTCCGCATGTAGTACACTATCAAGAAAAACGACTCGTCAGCATTCGCATACACATGCAACGGGATTCGGAAAAGAAACACACCTTCAGGAATGTAGTCATAGGTTCATCAGCACTCCGAATCTGCAACTGGAAGAAGTATGCCCGGTCTCCATTGCAGTTCTCTGCCGGACATTGCGCTGTACACAGAGTAAGCCTTCCATGAGCCCAACCGGCAATGCGCTTGTCCACCACTTACTGCCCATGCTATCTGCGTTCGCAAACTCTTCCTTGCCGCCAAAGacatcctcaacctccttctGTTTCATGGGCGTTTTCTCGGACCACCCGCTCTTCAGGATATATTGATAGGGACATGTGCGGCATTCGAATCGGTTGACGCCCAGAGGGTACTTGGGGGACGGATCGGCGCGGGAGATGGTTAGTACGTTACTACAGTTGGGGCAGACTATGGAAGAGAGTCAGCTTGTTCCTTCAGATCAGACATTCAATGATTCCTGCATCGCGGGGCAATACTCACAAGTCAACGGCATTTTGAAGGCTGTAGACCACTGAAAAACAGGTTAACAGCACGCAGATATATCAATCCAAGGCAATATTTCTTTTCGTCATAAAGCCTGCATCAAGGCTGTGATATTCGATACTCTGCTTCCAATTTGCGACGATAACAAGCTCCTGCAGGCCTTATCGACCAGCTCTGTCGTTGACTGGGCTTGCCGCGCGCCTAAGGCAACCGTTGCCGCCGTTTGAAACATGCCCCGCCATGTTTCTCGACACGGAAAAAAGGTTGATCCGACCGCTGGCGGCATTGAGAGCGACGTACACGCATTGGATGTTCAGGAGACGTGGAATAC from Aspergillus chevalieri M1 DNA, chromosome 1, nearly complete sequence includes the following:
- the RPC11 gene encoding DNA-directed RNA polymerase III core subunit RPC11 (BUSCO:EOG0926539T;~COG:K;~EggNog:ENOG410PQ6F;~InterPro:IPR001529,IPR012164,IPR001222,IPR034014;~PFAM:PF01096,PF02150;~go_function: GO:0003676 - nucleic acid binding [Evidence IEA];~go_function: GO:0008270 - zinc ion binding [Evidence IEA];~go_process: GO:0006351 - transcription, DNA-templated [Evidence IEA];~go_process: GO:0042779 - tRNA 3'-trailer cleavage [Evidence IEA]); translation: MPLTFCPNCSNVLTISRADPSPKYPLGVNRFECRTCPYQYILKSGWSEKTPMKQKEVEDVFGGKEEFANADSMGTQCPAENCNGDRAYFFQLQIRSADEPMTTFLKCTTCGARWREN